ACTTTGTAGGTCGTCCGGGGTACATAACCCCTTCGAACCGAGTCCGAGATGATGGAGCGAGTTGAACGCCCCATCGATCACGCGTTCTTTGCGTTTGCATCCGAATGCCCTCGTTTACTTAAGGGCGTCGGATCGGATCGAAGCCGGCGAAGCCGACCTCGTTCACATCCAATCCGAGTAGCCTTACACACTTAAGGGCATCGGATCGCGGCCCGGCCGGAAGTCGCATCCGGCGAGGCGTTCGCGTTCCAATCTGAACGCCCCTAAGTATATAAGGCCGTTGGATCGGTGTGGCCGGCGAAGCCGACCACGGTTGCGTCCAATCCGAATTGGCTTACACACTTAAGGTCGTCGGATCGGTTCGACGCCCGGTGTAAGGGTGGAATGCAGTGCCAACCTCCGTGCCGGGAAACGGCCAGAGGGGACGTGGCGGCGTGGGCCACGTCGTTTGCATTCTATTCGAGGAGAGGGTTAGTATATAAGGCCGTCGAACTGGTAGCACCGTGGGAACCCCCTACCATGGCACGGTTTTCCACCGATCACGGGTGCTCGAGGAACGTCAAAATGCTAATAAATGTATCCCCTAATTCGGGGGCAGGTCCGTCGAACGGCGCGGTTGCTCGTCGAGTAGTGTCCCGCGGGCGGAGGTCGATCGGTCATCCCTCCCTGGCAGGTGGGGTCGGATCGAGTGGTACCCGCGTACGTGTACGGTCGTGCGTGCACGCGTAAGAAGACGTTGGATGCGTTGCACGGGGGAGCGAGAGCGAGAGAACTATGACCACGAAGCCGAACGGCTAGATACATGCGCGAGCGAGCGACCAGGCGGCGAATTCTCGAGGGCGTCGGACTCGCGGCGACCGCGGGGCTAGCGGGGTGTCTTTTCGGACGCGGTGACGACGGTGACTACTACGAGGGCGAATCGTTCGTCGCCGAAGACGACGAACCCGATTTCGGTGGACACCTCGACGGAATCGACCATCCGGGGACGGTCGACTGGACGGGGGCCAGCGAGGAAGCGCTGGTCGTCGCGGTCGGCACCGGTCGCGAGGGGATGGGATACGCCCCGCGGGCGGTTCGGGTCGGGGCGGGCTCGACGGTTACCTGGGAGTGGACGGGTTCGGGCGGTCGACACGACGTGGTCGAGACCGACGGTGTGTTCGACAGCGGCGAGCAGTACGGCGAGGGGGAGACGTTCTCGTTCACGTTCGACGAGCCGGGTGTCTACACCTACTACTGCACCCCCCACCGTCACCGTGGGATGAAGGGGGCGCTCGAGATCGTCTGAGTACAACGGCTTCTCGAGTTCCACGGCTGACGAAGCGAACGGTTGCTCGAGTGTGAGGGGAAGCAAAAAGGACGAGTGACGATGAACAACGGTGAGCGGCGACGAACAGCAACGAGCGATGTCGGTCGGTTAGCGGTCAGCGGTCATCTGATACCGGTCACCGGTTCAGCGTGTGAATCGCGTGACCGAGCGCGTTTTCGGCGGCTTCCATCACGGCCTCCGAGAGCGTCGGGTGGGTGTGAATCGTGGCCGCGACGTCCTCGAGGGTGGCTCCGAGTTCGATAGCGAGGCCGAGTTCGGCGATCAGTTCGGAGGCCTCGGGGCCGACGATCTGGGCGCCCAGGACGAACCCGGCGTCCTCGTCGGCGACGATCTTGACGAAGCCGTCGGTGTGGCCCGTGGTGAGCGCGCGGCCGCTAGCCTGGAACGGGAATTTGCCGCTGACGGTCTCGAAGCCCATCTCTTCGGCCTCCATCTCGGTCATACCGACGGTACCGATTTCGGGGTCGGTGAAGACGGCCGCGGGCATCGCCTGGTAGTCGAGTGCGGAGGGTTCGCCGGCGATGACTTCAGCGGCGACCTGGCCCTCTTTGCTGCCGGCGTGGGCGAGCATCGGTTCGCCGGCGACGTCGCCGACGGCGAAGATGTGTTCGACGTTCGTCCGGCCGCGGTCGTCGGTCGGGATGAAGCCCCGATCGTCGGTTTCGATGCCGGCGGCCTCGAGTTCGAGCGTATCGGAGACGGGTGCGCGGCCGACGGCCACGAGGACCTTCTCGGCGTCGATCTCGAGCGTGTCCTCGCCGTCTTCGGCGGCGGCCTCGACGCGGATGCCGTTGCCGTGCTCGCTCCAGCGGGAGGCCCCGTAGCCGAAGTGGAAGTCGATCCCGAGGTCTTTTGCGCGCTTTTTGACCGGACGAGCGAGGTCGGGGTCGAAGCCGTTGAGCGCTTCGTCGAGCATCTCGACGACCGTCACGTCGGTGCCGAGTTTCGCGAAGACGGTCGCGAGTTCCATCCCGATGTAGCCGGCGCCGACGACGATCAGGGAGTCGGGGACCGAGTCGAGCGCGAGGGCCTGCCGCGAGTTGAGTACGGGCTCGTCGTCGTACGAGAAATTCGGGATCTCGATCGGGCGAGAGCCGGTGGCGACGATCGCGTGTTCGAAGTCGATGGATTCGCTGCCCTGCCCCTCGCCGCCGTGGGAGACGCGAACCGTGTTCTCGCCGTCGAAGTGGGCGATCCCCTCCATGAGGTTGACCCCGTTGGCCTTACAGAGCTTCTCGACGCCGCTGGTCAGTTGATCGACGACGCCGTCCTTCCAGGAGACCATTCCCTCGAGGTCGATGGCCGGGTCGGCGTGGATGCCCATCTCCTCTGCGTTGCCGGCCTCGTGGGCCAGGTCGCTGGCAGTGATGAGCGCCTTCGAGGGGATACAGCCGTGGTTGAGGCAGGTTCCCCCGTAGGCCTCCTTCTCGACGAGCGTGACGTCGAGATCGAGTTGGCCGGCCCGAATCGCGGCCACGTAGCCTGCTGGGCCCGCGCCGATGACGAGTACGTCCGTTCCAGTCGAAATGTCTCCGACGACCATTATACTAGAGCAAATCCAATCGAGATATAAAAACGGGCAGGTATTGCGCCGAGCGACGGGGTGTTCGAGGTCTCGAGCGAGGGGTGTGCGGATCTCGAGCGAGGGGCGTGCGGATCTCGAGCGAGGGGCGTGCGGATCTCGAGCGAGGGGCGTGCGGATCTCGAGCGAGGGGCGTGCGGATCTCGAGCGAGGGGCGTGCGGATCTCGAGCGAGGCGGCGTCAGTCGACGCGGGTCGCGTCGTACCCACGAGATTCGATCGCGTCGAGGACCTCTCTGGCGTGCTCGCGACCGCTGGTGACGACCTGGAAGACGAGGTAGGCCTCCCCGACCCGGAGATCGCCGACGGCCCGGTCGTGACGAACCGTCCGGATGTTCGCTCCAAGGTCCGAGATGACGCCCGAAATTTCCTCCATCTTGCCGGGCTGATCGGCAATGCGGACGCGCAGTCGCAACAGCTGGTCGCGGTCGGTCAGCGCGTGCTCCAGGACCGTCTGGAGCATGGAGATGTCGATGTTGCCGCCCCCGAGCACCGGAACGACGGTTTCGCCGCTGACGTCGAGGTCGGGAGAGAGCAGCGCTGCGACCGACGCCGCGCCGGCCCCCTCCACGAGTTGTTTCGCCCGCTCTAAGAGGACGAGCGTGCTCTGGGCAATCTGGTCGTCGGTGACGGTGACGACCTCGTCGACGTGCTCGCGGATGATCTCGAAGGTGAGTTCCGAGATACCGCCCGTGGCGATCCCGTCGGCGATGGTGGTCGGGTCGTCGATCCCCTGTGG
This region of Natronosalvus halobius genomic DNA includes:
- the lpdA gene encoding dihydrolipoyl dehydrogenase, translated to MVVGDISTGTDVLVIGAGPAGYVAAIRAGQLDLDVTLVEKEAYGGTCLNHGCIPSKALITASDLAHEAGNAEEMGIHADPAIDLEGMVSWKDGVVDQLTSGVEKLCKANGVNLMEGIAHFDGENTVRVSHGGEGQGSESIDFEHAIVATGSRPIEIPNFSYDDEPVLNSRQALALDSVPDSLIVVGAGYIGMELATVFAKLGTDVTVVEMLDEALNGFDPDLARPVKKRAKDLGIDFHFGYGASRWSEHGNGIRVEAAAEDGEDTLEIDAEKVLVAVGRAPVSDTLELEAAGIETDDRGFIPTDDRGRTNVEHIFAVGDVAGEPMLAHAGSKEGQVAAEVIAGEPSALDYQAMPAAVFTDPEIGTVGMTEMEAEEMGFETVSGKFPFQASGRALTTGHTDGFVKIVADEDAGFVLGAQIVGPEASELIAELGLAIELGATLEDVAATIHTHPTLSEAVMEAAENALGHAIHTLNR
- a CDS encoding halocyanin domain-containing protein, which gives rise to MRERATRRRILEGVGLAATAGLAGCLFGRGDDGDYYEGESFVAEDDEPDFGGHLDGIDHPGTVDWTGASEEALVVAVGTGREGMGYAPRAVRVGAGSTVTWEWTGSGGRHDVVETDGVFDSGEQYGEGETFSFTFDEPGVYTYYCTPHRHRGMKGALEIV